One window of the Streptomyces asoensis genome contains the following:
- the der gene encoding ribosome biogenesis GTPase Der: protein MNDHIQPDGSEAFEHDHGALGDAEYAEFMELAAVEGFDVEDVEGAIEAAGHGPLPVLAVIGRPNVGKSTLVNRIIGRREAVVEDKPGVTRDRVTYEAEWAGRRFKLVDTGGWEQDVLGIDASVAAQAEYAIEAADAVVFVVDAKVGATDTDEAVVRLLRKAGKPVVLAANKVDGLSGEADAASLWSLGLGEPHPISALHGRGTGDMLDAVLEALPEAPAQTFGTAVGGPRRIALIGRPNVGKSSLLNKVADEDRVVVNEVAGTTRDPVDELIELGGVTWKFVDTAGIRKRVHLQQGADYYASLRTAAAVEKAEVAVILIDASESISVQDQRIVTMAVDAGRALVIAYNKWDTLDEERRYYLEREIETEFAQVAWAPRVNVSARTGRHMEKLVPAIEAALAGWETRVPTGRLNAFLGELVAAHPHPVRGGKQPRILFGTQAGTKPPRFVLFASGFIEAGYRRFIERRLREEFGFEGTPIHISVRVREKRGTKKK, encoded by the coding sequence ATGAACGACCACATCCAGCCCGACGGCTCGGAAGCCTTCGAGCACGATCACGGGGCGCTCGGCGACGCCGAGTACGCGGAGTTCATGGAGCTCGCCGCCGTCGAGGGCTTTGACGTCGAGGACGTCGAGGGGGCGATCGAGGCCGCCGGCCACGGGCCGCTGCCGGTGCTCGCCGTCATCGGCCGCCCGAACGTCGGCAAGTCGACCCTGGTGAACCGCATCATCGGCCGCCGCGAGGCCGTCGTCGAGGACAAGCCGGGCGTCACCCGCGACCGTGTCACCTACGAGGCCGAATGGGCGGGCCGCCGCTTCAAGCTCGTCGACACCGGCGGCTGGGAGCAGGACGTCCTCGGTATCGACGCCTCCGTGGCCGCGCAGGCCGAGTACGCGATCGAGGCCGCCGACGCCGTCGTCTTCGTCGTCGACGCAAAGGTCGGCGCCACCGACACCGACGAGGCGGTCGTACGGCTGCTGCGCAAGGCCGGCAAGCCCGTCGTGCTGGCCGCCAACAAGGTCGACGGCCTGAGCGGCGAGGCCGACGCGGCCTCCCTGTGGTCCCTGGGCCTCGGCGAGCCGCACCCGATCTCCGCTCTGCACGGCCGCGGCACCGGCGACATGCTGGACGCCGTCCTGGAGGCGCTGCCGGAGGCCCCCGCGCAGACCTTCGGCACGGCGGTCGGCGGTCCGCGCCGCATCGCGCTCATCGGCCGCCCGAACGTCGGCAAGTCCTCGCTGCTGAACAAGGTGGCCGACGAGGACCGCGTCGTCGTCAACGAGGTCGCGGGCACCACCCGCGACCCGGTCGACGAGCTGATCGAGCTCGGCGGCGTGACCTGGAAGTTCGTCGACACGGCGGGCATCCGCAAGCGCGTCCACCTCCAGCAGGGCGCCGACTACTACGCCTCGCTGCGTACCGCGGCCGCCGTCGAGAAGGCCGAGGTGGCGGTCATCCTGATCGACGCCTCCGAGTCCATCTCGGTCCAGGACCAGCGCATCGTCACCATGGCCGTCGACGCGGGCCGCGCCCTCGTCATCGCCTACAACAAGTGGGACACCCTCGACGAGGAGCGCCGCTACTACCTGGAGCGGGAGATCGAGACCGAGTTCGCCCAGGTCGCCTGGGCGCCCCGGGTGAACGTCTCGGCGCGCACCGGCCGGCACATGGAGAAGCTGGTCCCGGCGATCGAGGCCGCTCTGGCCGGCTGGGAGACCCGCGTCCCGACGGGCCGTCTCAACGCCTTCCTGGGCGAGCTGGTCGCCGCCCACCCGCACCCGGTCCGGGGCGGCAAGCAGCCGCGCATCCTGTTCGGCACCCAGGCGGGGACCAAGCCGCCGCGGTTCGTCCTCTTCGCCTCCGGCTTCATCGAGGCGGGCTACCGGCGCTTCATCGAGCGCCGGCTGCGCGAGGAGTTCGGCTTCGAGGGCACCCCGATCCACATCTCGGTGCGGGTGCGCGAGAAGCGCGGCACCAAGAAGAAGTAA
- a CDS encoding prephenate dehydrogenase → MRTALVIGTGLIGTSAALALAQRGVVVHLADHDPGQARTAAALGAGTDAEPEGPVDLAIVAAPPAHVAGVLADAMRRGVARGYLDVASVKGGPRRELQALGLDLSAYIGTHPMSGREKSGPLAATGDLFEGRPWVLTPTRDTDTEVLNLALELVSHCRAVPVVMDADAHDRAVALVSHMPHLVSSMVAARLEHAEEAAVRLCGQGIRDVTRIAASDPGMWIDILSANPGPVADLLTDVAADLEETVQSLRALQSSDDAKRREGADGVQDVLRRGNAGQVRVPGKHGAAPREYEVVAVLIDDQPGQLARIFADAGQAGVNIEDVRIEHATGQQAGLVQLMVEPKSAVVLSSALRERGWAIRQ, encoded by the coding sequence GTGAGGACCGCGCTCGTCATCGGAACCGGGCTGATCGGCACGTCCGCCGCGCTGGCCCTGGCCCAGCGGGGCGTCGTCGTCCACCTCGCCGACCACGACCCCGGGCAGGCCCGTACGGCGGCGGCGCTCGGCGCCGGCACCGACGCGGAGCCCGAGGGCCCGGTCGACCTCGCGATCGTCGCCGCTCCGCCCGCGCATGTGGCCGGTGTGCTCGCCGACGCGATGCGCCGAGGGGTGGCCCGCGGTTACCTCGACGTGGCCAGCGTGAAGGGCGGTCCGCGCCGTGAGCTTCAGGCGCTCGGCCTCGACCTGTCGGCGTACATCGGTACCCACCCCATGTCCGGCCGGGAGAAGTCGGGCCCGCTGGCCGCGACCGGTGACCTCTTCGAGGGCCGCCCCTGGGTGCTGACGCCGACCCGGGACACCGACACCGAGGTGCTGAACCTCGCCCTGGAGCTGGTCTCGCACTGCCGTGCCGTCCCGGTGGTCATGGACGCGGACGCCCACGACCGCGCGGTGGCGCTGGTCTCCCACATGCCGCACCTGGTCTCCAGCATGGTCGCGGCGCGTCTGGAGCACGCCGAGGAGGCCGCCGTACGGCTGTGCGGGCAGGGCATCCGGGACGTCACCCGGATCGCCGCCTCCGACCCCGGCATGTGGATCGACATCCTGTCCGCGAACCCGGGGCCGGTCGCCGACCTGCTCACCGACGTCGCCGCCGACCTGGAGGAGACGGTCCAGTCGCTGCGCGCCCTCCAGTCCTCCGACGACGCCAAGCGCCGCGAGGGCGCCGACGGCGTCCAGGACGTGCTGCGGCGCGGCAACGCGGGCCAGGTCCGCGTCCCCGGCAAGCACGGGGCCGCTCCGCGGGAGTACGAGGTGGTGGCGGTGCTCATCGACGACCAGCCCGGTCAGCTCGCCCGTATCTTCGCCGACGCCGGACAGGCGGGCGTCAACATCGAGGACGTACGCATCGAGCACGCGACCGGGCAGCAGGCGGGTCTGGTGCAGCTGATGGTCGAGCCGAAGTCCGCGGTGGTGCTGTCCTCGGCGTTGCGCGAGAGGGGCTGGGCGATCCGGCAGTAG
- a CDS encoding lysophospholipid acyltransferase family protein: MRRHPRRGEAGREVTAGSVASEKGAEVGRRIGVGLMYGLFKPRVLGAWKVPASGPLIFAINHSHNVDGPMVMGVAPRPTHFLIKKEAFIGPLDPFLTAIGQLKVDRDTTDRTAITRALGVLENGGVLGIFPEGTRGEGDFAALRAGLAYFAVRGGAPIVPVAVLGSSERRGRLIKALPPLRSRVDVVFGDPFDAGDGSGLRTRKALDAATERIQKQLAAHLENARRLTGR; encoded by the coding sequence GTGCGTCGTCACCCTCGTCGAGGAGAAGCGGGTCGCGAGGTGACTGCCGGGTCCGTGGCCTCGGAGAAGGGCGCCGAGGTCGGGCGGCGCATCGGCGTCGGCCTGATGTACGGGCTGTTCAAGCCGCGGGTGCTGGGCGCCTGGAAGGTGCCGGCGAGCGGCCCGCTGATCTTCGCGATCAACCACTCGCACAACGTCGACGGCCCGATGGTGATGGGCGTGGCGCCGCGGCCGACGCACTTCCTGATCAAGAAGGAAGCGTTCATCGGCCCCCTCGACCCGTTCCTGACCGCCATCGGCCAGCTCAAGGTCGACCGCGACACCACCGACCGGACGGCGATCACCCGCGCGCTGGGCGTGCTGGAGAACGGCGGGGTCCTCGGGATCTTCCCGGAGGGCACCCGTGGCGAGGGCGACTTCGCCGCCCTGCGCGCCGGGCTCGCGTACTTCGCGGTGCGCGGCGGGGCCCCGATCGTGCCCGTCGCCGTGCTGGGAAGTTCCGAACGGCGCGGACGGTTGATAAAGGCACTGCCCCCGCTGCGCTCCCGCGTCGACGTCGTCTTCGGCGACCCGTTCGACGCGGGCGACGGCAGTGGGTTGCGTACCCGCAAGGCGCTGGACGCGGCCACCGAGCGCATCCAGAAGCAGTTGGCCGCACACCTGGAAAACGCCAGGCGCCTGACCGGGCGCTGA
- a CDS encoding helix-turn-helix transcriptional regulator, with amino-acid sequence MLETSARLLRLLSLLQAHREWSGAQLAHRLGVTSRTVRRDVDRLRELGYPVNASPGTGGGYQLGAGAELPPLLLDDDEAVAVAVGLRTAAGQGIEGIGETSVRALAKLEQVLPHRLRRRVGALNAFTVPMLHGPRSSAVDPAVLTELAHLCRDAERLRFDYRRHDDTATRRTVEPHRLVCTERRWYLVAWDLDRAGWRTFRVDRLTPRPPHGPRFVPREPPAEDLAAYVSQGVSTRAYATRATVRLFVPLAEAAERISPSAGTLEPDGDRACVLRTGAASLDVMVIHVMMAGFEFEVLEPVELIEAIRTARDRLDGALARAAGSRPRTADGSGRTPGTPSGSSAAP; translated from the coding sequence ATGCTGGAGACCTCCGCCCGACTGCTGCGCCTGCTGTCCCTTCTCCAGGCCCACCGCGAGTGGTCCGGCGCCCAACTCGCCCACCGGCTGGGAGTCACCTCGCGCACGGTGCGCCGGGACGTGGACCGGCTGCGAGAGCTGGGCTACCCGGTCAACGCCAGCCCCGGCACCGGAGGCGGCTACCAGTTGGGCGCCGGTGCCGAGTTGCCGCCACTGCTGCTGGACGACGACGAGGCCGTCGCCGTCGCGGTGGGGCTGCGGACGGCCGCCGGGCAGGGCATCGAGGGCATCGGCGAGACCTCCGTACGGGCCCTGGCGAAGCTGGAGCAGGTGCTGCCCCACCGGCTACGGCGCCGGGTGGGCGCCCTGAACGCCTTCACCGTGCCGATGCTGCACGGCCCACGGTCCTCCGCCGTCGACCCGGCCGTCCTCACCGAGCTCGCCCACCTCTGCCGGGACGCCGAACGCCTGCGCTTCGACTACCGCAGGCACGACGACACGGCGACCCGCCGTACCGTCGAACCGCACCGCCTGGTGTGCACCGAGCGCCGCTGGTATCTGGTCGCCTGGGACCTCGACCGCGCCGGCTGGCGTACGTTCCGGGTGGACCGCCTCACGCCGAGGCCGCCGCACGGGCCGCGCTTCGTACCGCGCGAGCCGCCCGCCGAGGACCTCGCCGCGTACGTCTCGCAAGGCGTCTCCACGCGCGCGTACGCCACCCGTGCCACCGTCCGGCTGTTCGTGCCCCTGGCCGAGGCCGCCGAACGGATCTCGCCCTCGGCCGGGACGCTGGAACCCGACGGCGACCGGGCCTGCGTGCTGCGCACCGGGGCCGCGAGCCTCGACGTGATGGTGATTCATGTGATGATGGCGGGCTTCGAGTTCGAGGTGCTGGAGCCCGTGGAGCTGATCGAGGCGATCAGGACGGCCCGTGACCGGCTTGATGGCGCTTTGGCTCGGGCTGCGGGGTCTCGGCCGCGTACTGCGGATGGTTCAGGTCGAACGCCGGGGACTCCGAGCGGATCCTCGGCAGCGCCGTGA
- a CDS encoding phosphatase PAP2 family protein, whose amino-acid sequence MRTEQNLTRLDRVFARLDREPERPAHIDVPKMSRHRVALFLATLAFYLAIVWLVVITSWLVRLDWLVMFFRPYQQWSGIHWFVDYYVVLGQRGPTAVMVAAWLGWRSWRQHTVRPLLTLGASLLLLNITVGAAKLGMGRLGPHYATTIGSNEMGLGGDIFPSGHTANAVVTWGILAYLASTPRARRWLSALSAVTSLGVGLATVYLGTHWLSDVVLGWAAGLLILLALPWCEPLIARAEVAIFDLRDRWRDRRTGTAPAPAPAAPVAVPVPFASGAPAQEEASAAREPAAPARSPRAPVYLAPGPHTTRSERTPVTPVGSRRPPHSDRLPRGAAASAARPLPGG is encoded by the coding sequence GTGCGTACCGAACAAAACCTCACCCGTCTGGACCGGGTGTTCGCCAGGCTCGACCGGGAGCCGGAACGACCGGCCCACATCGATGTGCCGAAGATGAGCAGGCACCGGGTCGCGCTGTTCCTGGCGACCCTGGCCTTCTATCTGGCGATCGTGTGGCTCGTGGTGATCACCTCGTGGCTGGTCCGCCTCGACTGGCTGGTCATGTTCTTCCGGCCGTACCAGCAGTGGTCGGGCATCCACTGGTTCGTCGACTACTACGTGGTCCTCGGCCAGCGTGGTCCGACCGCCGTGATGGTCGCCGCCTGGCTCGGCTGGAGATCCTGGCGGCAGCACACCGTGCGCCCGCTGCTCACGCTCGGCGCCTCGCTGCTGCTGCTGAACATCACCGTCGGTGCCGCCAAGCTCGGCATGGGCCGGCTCGGACCGCACTACGCGACCACCATCGGCTCGAACGAGATGGGCCTGGGCGGCGATATATTTCCCAGCGGCCATACCGCCAACGCGGTCGTGACCTGGGGAATCCTGGCGTATCTGGCCTCCACCCCGAGAGCCCGCCGCTGGCTGTCCGCGCTCTCCGCGGTGACCTCGCTCGGCGTCGGCCTCGCCACGGTCTACCTCGGCACGCACTGGCTCAGCGACGTGGTGCTCGGCTGGGCCGCGGGTCTGCTGATCCTGCTGGCGCTGCCCTGGTGCGAGCCGCTGATCGCGCGCGCCGAGGTCGCGATCTTCGACCTGCGCGACCGCTGGCGCGACCGCCGCACCGGGACCGCCCCGGCTCCGGCTCCGGCCGCACCCGTCGCCGTACCCGTGCCGTTCGCCTCGGGTGCGCCGGCCCAGGAGGAGGCCTCCGCGGCCCGCGAGCCGGCCGCACCGGCCCGTTCGCCGCGCGCGCCGGTCTATCTGGCGCCCGGCCCGCACACGACCCGCTCGGAGCGCACCCCGGTCACCCCGGTCGGCAGCCGCCGCCCACCGCACTCCGACCGCCTCCCCCGCGGTGCGGCGGCCTCCGCGGCCCGCCCGCTCCCTGGCGGCTGA
- a CDS encoding transglycosylase family protein, whose product MSECADIHTRTSSRKTAVLAGAILLAPLGLLSATGNATAADSGVWDRIAQCESGGNWSINTGNGYYGGLQFSAGTWRAYGGTAYASTADKASKAQQISVATKVQNAQGWGAWPTCSARAGASGSAPEAGSSSAKSSSTKSGSSKSGSSKSGSSNSGTSNSSQSGSSNAPERSTAQTSRGTSRGDYTVRQGDTLSTVAARHGLTWQRVYAANKAVVGGDPDLIVPGQRLTL is encoded by the coding sequence ATGTCCGAATGTGCCGATATCCACACCCGCACCTCGTCGCGCAAGACGGCGGTCCTCGCCGGGGCGATCCTGCTCGCCCCCCTCGGACTGCTCTCCGCGACCGGCAACGCCACGGCGGCCGACAGCGGGGTGTGGGACCGCATCGCCCAGTGCGAGAGCGGCGGCAACTGGTCGATCAACACCGGCAACGGCTACTACGGCGGGCTCCAGTTCTCCGCCGGTACCTGGCGCGCGTACGGCGGCACCGCCTATGCGTCGACCGCCGACAAGGCCAGCAAGGCACAGCAGATCTCCGTCGCCACCAAGGTGCAGAACGCACAGGGGTGGGGCGCGTGGCCGACCTGCTCGGCGCGCGCCGGAGCGTCCGGCAGCGCACCGGAGGCCGGATCGTCCTCCGCGAAGTCGAGCTCCACCAAGTCGGGCTCCTCGAAGTCCGGCTCCTCGAAGTCCGGTAGCTCGAACTCCGGTACCTCGAACTCCTCGCAGTCGGGGTCCTCGAATGCGCCGGAGCGCTCGACGGCCCAGACCTCGCGCGGTACGAGTCGTGGTGACTACACCGTCCGCCAGGGCGACACCCTCAGCACCGTCGCGGCCCGCCACGGGCTGACCTGGCAGCGGGTCTACGCCGCCAACAAGGCCGTCGTCGGCGGCGACCCCGACCTGATCGTGCCCGGACAGCGCCTCACGCTCTGA
- a CDS encoding MFS transporter: MSGTTTAAAGLRRRAAGAGANRWVVLVVLCVSLLLVAVDATVLHVAVPAVTEDLRPGAIELLWIVDTYPLVCASLLILFGTLGDKVGRRRILLLGYALFGVASALAAFAGSAQTLIVARALLGVGGAMIMPATLSILRQVFPDRRERALAIGIWSAVAAVGAAVGPLLGGFLLEHFWWGSVFLVNIPLMLVSLPVGRLLLPESRGAANGPWDVVGALMAAAGLFGVVLGVKRLGGGELGLFTVVPLLVGAVLIVLFVRRQRRRLHPLVDLGMFRRPAFSTSVGCIVLAMLALVGLELIAAQYLQLVLGLSPLETGLRLLPLTFAAMAAGLAGARLLRRFGPRRMVCGGFVLTALAVLTLTAMGGSDNTGLLLFGFLLLGFGLETTLFAAYESMLSEAPPEQAGGAAAIGETSYQLGAGIGIALLGSVMNAAYAPGLKSVPGVPASASDAAGHSLGEAYEVAGQLGGPVGVALRRVARDSFVHGLHVTLLVSAGLLLLGAVMALRLPRVMQCEAPPAEVELPAPRGVAESRVSA, encoded by the coding sequence ATGTCCGGGACGACCACGGCCGCCGCTGGGCTGCGCCGTCGGGCGGCCGGGGCCGGTGCCAACCGCTGGGTCGTCCTGGTGGTGCTGTGCGTCAGCCTGCTGCTGGTCGCCGTCGACGCGACGGTGCTGCATGTGGCGGTGCCCGCCGTCACCGAGGACCTGCGGCCCGGCGCGATCGAGCTGCTCTGGATCGTCGACACCTATCCACTGGTCTGCGCCTCGCTGCTGATCCTTTTCGGCACGCTCGGCGACAAGGTGGGCCGCAGACGGATCCTGCTGCTCGGCTACGCCCTGTTCGGCGTCGCCTCCGCGCTGGCGGCGTTCGCGGGGAGCGCGCAGACCCTGATCGTGGCGCGGGCGCTGCTGGGTGTCGGCGGCGCGATGATCATGCCCGCGACGCTGTCGATCCTGCGGCAGGTGTTCCCGGACCGGCGTGAGCGGGCGCTCGCGATCGGCATCTGGAGCGCCGTGGCCGCGGTGGGCGCGGCGGTCGGCCCACTCCTGGGCGGCTTTCTGCTGGAGCATTTCTGGTGGGGCTCGGTCTTCCTCGTCAACATCCCGCTGATGCTGGTCAGCCTGCCGGTGGGGCGGCTTCTGCTGCCCGAGTCGCGGGGCGCGGCGAACGGCCCCTGGGACGTGGTCGGCGCGCTGATGGCGGCGGCCGGCCTGTTCGGTGTCGTGCTGGGCGTGAAGCGGCTGGGCGGCGGGGAACTCGGGCTCTTCACCGTGGTGCCGCTGCTGGTGGGCGCGGTGCTGATCGTGCTGTTCGTCCGCCGTCAGCGGCGTCGCCTGCATCCGCTGGTGGACCTGGGGATGTTCCGGCGGCCGGCGTTCAGTACGTCGGTCGGGTGCATCGTGCTGGCGATGCTGGCGCTGGTGGGTCTCGAGCTGATCGCGGCACAGTACTTGCAGCTGGTGCTGGGGCTGTCTCCCCTGGAGACGGGCCTGCGACTGCTGCCCCTGACCTTCGCCGCGATGGCGGCCGGGCTGGCCGGGGCACGGCTGCTCCGGCGGTTCGGGCCGCGCCGGATGGTGTGCGGAGGGTTCGTCCTCACGGCGCTGGCGGTGCTGACGCTGACCGCGATGGGCGGCTCGGACAACACGGGGCTGCTGCTGTTCGGGTTCCTGCTGCTGGGCTTCGGCCTGGAGACGACCTTGTTCGCGGCGTACGAGTCGATGCTGAGCGAGGCGCCGCCGGAGCAGGCGGGCGGGGCGGCGGCGATCGGGGAGACGTCGTACCAGCTGGGGGCGGGGATCGGGATCGCGCTGCTCGGCAGCGTGATGAACGCCGCGTACGCGCCCGGACTGAAGTCCGTGCCCGGGGTGCCGGCGTCGGCGTCGGACGCGGCGGGGCATTCGCTGGGCGAGGCGTACGAGGTCGCCGGGCAGTTGGGCGGGCCGGTCGGGGTGGCGCTGCGGCGGGTCGCGAGGGACAGCTTCGTGCACGGGTTGCATGTCACGCTGTTGGTGAGTGCGGGGTTGTTGCTGCTGGGGGCGGTGATGGCCTTGCGGTTGCCGCGGGTCATGCAGTGCGAGGCGCCTCCGGCGGAGGTGGAGCTTCCTGCGCCCCGGGGAGTCGCGGAGTCCCGCGTCTCGGCGTGA
- a CDS encoding glycosyltransferase family 39 protein, with the protein MTDLETRVTPPGSATPRRAAPALLGYAAVRALGLLALVLWSAARDKSAYTLLTARWDALWYTRVAELGYGYEVRLPNGDVHSNLAFFPLLPWLERLLHAVTPLSYADAGFVVSLLASLAAAWGVFAVADRVYGRRAGVCAVLVWAVLPVGIVQSMAYSESLFTALAAWSLYAVLTGRWVTAGALASLAGLTRPVGLAVVAAVWAAGVASFVRDRKAQTADTPPRREVRAAGARVAPRALGMLLAPLGAAGYVLWVGHHTGKGLLGYLDVQAGWRNGFDGGYAFARFVAEKFTSFPSALAGLGLIVGVALLVWLYVVCVRQRQPLELLVYTGVVLALALCASSYFGSKPRLLLPAFPLLLPLALALTRLRTSRSALVVGCLAVASAGYGAWWLNGSGPP; encoded by the coding sequence GTGACCGATCTTGAGACGCGCGTGACGCCCCCCGGCTCCGCGACCCCGCGCCGGGCGGCCCCCGCCCTCCTGGGGTACGCGGCCGTGCGTGCCCTGGGTCTGCTCGCCCTGGTCCTGTGGAGCGCCGCCCGCGACAAGAGCGCGTACACGCTGCTGACCGCCCGCTGGGACGCCCTCTGGTACACCAGGGTCGCCGAGCTGGGATACGGCTACGAGGTCCGTCTGCCGAACGGCGACGTCCACTCCAACCTCGCCTTCTTCCCGCTGCTGCCCTGGCTGGAAAGGCTCCTGCACGCGGTGACCCCGCTGTCGTACGCCGACGCCGGTTTCGTCGTGTCCCTGCTCGCCTCGCTCGCCGCGGCCTGGGGCGTCTTCGCGGTCGCCGACCGGGTGTACGGGCGCCGGGCCGGGGTGTGCGCGGTGCTGGTGTGGGCCGTCCTGCCCGTCGGGATCGTGCAGTCGATGGCGTACAGCGAGTCGCTGTTCACCGCGCTGGCCGCCTGGTCGCTGTACGCGGTGCTCACCGGCCGGTGGGTGACCGCGGGGGCACTCGCGTCGCTGGCCGGTCTGACCCGCCCGGTGGGGCTCGCGGTTGTCGCGGCGGTGTGGGCGGCGGGCGTGGCGTCCTTCGTCCGCGACCGGAAGGCCCAAACCGCCGACACCCCTCCCCGGCGCGAGGTCAGGGCGGCCGGTGCCCGTGTCGCGCCACGCGCCCTCGGCATGCTCCTCGCGCCCCTCGGCGCCGCCGGTTACGTCCTGTGGGTCGGCCACCACACCGGCAAGGGCCTGCTCGGCTACCTCGACGTCCAGGCGGGCTGGCGCAACGGCTTCGACGGCGGCTACGCCTTCGCCCGCTTCGTCGCCGAGAAGTTCACGTCATTCCCGTCGGCCCTCGCCGGCCTCGGGCTGATCGTCGGCGTCGCCCTGCTGGTGTGGCTGTACGTCGTCTGCGTGCGCCAGCGTCAGCCGCTCGAGCTGCTGGTGTACACGGGTGTGGTCCTCGCCCTCGCCCTGTGCGCGTCGAGCTACTTCGGTTCCAAGCCGCGCCTGCTGCTGCCCGCCTTCCCGCTGCTGCTGCCGCTCGCCCTGGCCCTGACCCGGCTGCGGACGTCCAGGTCGGCGCTGGTGGTGGGGTGCCTCGCGGTGGCATCGGCCGGGTACGGCGCGTGGTGGCTGAACGGCAGCGGTCCGCCGTAA
- the aroH gene encoding chorismate mutase: MAVRAVRGAVQLERDEAGHMDEQVGALLTAVLERNSLGADDLISIWFTATPDLHSDFPAAAARKLGIVDVPLICAQELDIAGAMPRVVRILAHVESDKARADINHVYLGAAAALRRDIAQ; this comes from the coding sequence GTGGCGGTACGAGCGGTCCGGGGAGCCGTCCAACTCGAGCGGGACGAGGCCGGCCACATGGACGAGCAGGTCGGAGCCCTGCTCACCGCCGTCCTGGAGCGGAACTCGCTCGGCGCCGACGACCTGATCAGCATCTGGTTCACGGCCACCCCCGACCTGCACAGCGACTTCCCGGCGGCCGCGGCCCGCAAGCTCGGCATCGTCGACGTGCCGCTGATCTGCGCCCAGGAACTCGACATCGCGGGCGCCATGCCGCGGGTCGTACGCATCCTCGCGCACGTCGAGTCCGACAAGGCGCGCGCCGACATCAACCACGTCTACCTCGGGGCCGCGGCCGCCCTGCGCAGGGACATCGCCCAGTGA
- a CDS encoding I78 family peptidase inhibitor — MAPNPTPPAEPQDNPDGYVGLEAARAERLARERGWSTVRALAPGTIVTMEYRFGRLNFEVRDGHVSRAWKG, encoded by the coding sequence ATGGCACCGAATCCCACTCCGCCAGCGGAGCCCCAGGACAATCCGGACGGATACGTCGGCCTCGAGGCCGCACGGGCCGAGCGGCTCGCGCGCGAACGGGGGTGGTCGACGGTGCGTGCGCTGGCCCCCGGGACGATCGTCACCATGGAGTACCGCTTCGGGAGGTTGAACTTCGAGGTACGCGACGGGCACGTGTCGCGCGCCTGGAAGGGCTGA
- the cmk gene encoding (d)CMP kinase has product MENGAAQPVIVAIDGPSGTGKSSTSKAVAAQLGLSYLDTGAQYRAITWWMVTNGIDIEDPTAIAAVAGKPEILSGTDPAAPTITVDGVDVAGPIRTQEVTAKVSAVSAVPEVRARITELQRSLAASTEQGIVVEGRDIGTTVLPDADLKIFLTASPEARAARRSGELKGADVRSTREALIKRDAADSSRKTSPLAKADDAVEVDTTELTLAQVIECVVTLVEEKRVAR; this is encoded by the coding sequence GTGGAAAACGGCGCCGCCCAGCCCGTGATTGTCGCCATCGACGGCCCCTCGGGCACGGGCAAGTCGAGCACGTCCAAGGCCGTGGCCGCCCAGCTCGGGCTGAGCTACCTGGACACCGGTGCCCAGTACCGGGCGATCACGTGGTGGATGGTGACCAACGGGATCGACATCGAGGACCCCACGGCGATCGCCGCCGTCGCCGGCAAGCCGGAGATCCTCTCCGGCACCGACCCGGCCGCCCCGACGATCACGGTCGACGGCGTGGACGTGGCCGGCCCGATCCGCACCCAGGAGGTCACCGCCAAGGTCAGCGCGGTGAGCGCCGTACCCGAGGTGCGGGCCCGGATCACCGAGCTCCAGCGCTCGCTGGCGGCCTCCACCGAGCAGGGGATCGTCGTCGAGGGCCGGGACATCGGTACGACCGTGCTGCCCGACGCCGACCTGAAGATCTTCCTCACCGCCTCTCCTGAGGCCCGTGCCGCCCGGCGCAGCGGGGAGCTGAAGGGCGCGGACGTGCGGAGCACCCGGGAGGCGCTGATCAAGCGGGACGCCGCCGACTCCTCCCGCAAGACCTCCCCGCTCGCCAAGGCGGACGACGCCGTCGAGGTGGACACCACCGAGCTGACGCTGGCCCAGGTCATAGAGTGCGTCGTCACCCTCGTCGAGGAGAAGCGGGTCGCGAGGTGA